In a single window of the Candidatus Thermokryptus mobilis genome:
- a CDS encoding carbohydrate ABC transporter permease encodes MSRVESKAGYFMVMPYFVYFAAFVAYPLFFSFILIFHRWNIVTPMEFIGLKNFVRLFRDELFFKAIINTLIFLSIHIPLQIVIALFFANLLNKQIKFRAFFRALYFLPVVVSGVVITILWQQIYAYETGLINQMLLGLGFKKIPWLVSPEIAMPSIAVMATWKNVGFYIVLFLAGLQSIPNELYEVAEIDGASNFQKFFRITLPLLNPTVVLVVVLSTIGGFSLFIEPYILTGGGPLDSTLSAMLYIYNQAFYFNHMGYAATLGFFFAMVILIIVIIQRKFIEREVY; translated from the coding sequence ATGAGTAGGGTTGAAAGCAAAGCTGGCTATTTTATGGTTATGCCTTATTTTGTTTATTTCGCCGCATTTGTTGCTTATCCTTTGTTTTTTTCATTTATACTTATATTTCACCGCTGGAACATAGTCACGCCGATGGAATTCATCGGGCTGAAAAATTTTGTGAGGTTGTTTAGGGACGAGCTTTTCTTCAAGGCAATAATTAACACCTTAATTTTCCTATCAATTCACATACCGCTTCAAATTGTTATAGCTTTATTTTTCGCAAATCTTCTTAACAAGCAAATAAAATTTCGTGCTTTCTTTCGCGCGCTATATTTTCTTCCAGTTGTCGTCTCTGGTGTTGTTATAACTATACTATGGCAACAGATATATGCCTATGAAACGGGCTTAATAAATCAAATGCTTTTGGGTCTTGGTTTTAAGAAAATCCCATGGCTTGTGAGTCCGGAAATTGCTATGCCTTCAATTGCTGTGATGGCTACTTGGAAAAATGTTGGGTTTTATATAGTCCTTTTCCTTGCTGGGCTTCAGAGCATACCGAATGAACTTTATGAGGTCGCTGAAATTGATGGTGCTTCAAATTTCCAAAAATTCTTCAGGATAACGCTCCCACTTTTAAATCCAACTGTTGTTCTCGTTGTCGTTTTATCAACCATTGGTGGCTTTTCTCTATTTATTGAGCCGTATATCTTAACTGGTGGAGGTCCATTGGACAGCACCCTTTCAGCTATGCTTTATATTTATAATCAGGCGTTTTATTTCAACCATATGGGCTATGCTGCGACGCTTGGCTTTTTCTTCGCAATGGTGATATTAATCATCGTCATTATCCAAAGAAAATTTATAGAAAGGGAAGTATATTGA
- a CDS encoding S46 family peptidase, which yields MRFFKNLLLFSFVLIFVFSGCTTYQATKPSYLAYLDTVKAGQFDTGKMWTFDYPPIDYFAKTYGFTPTSDWFEKARLSALRLPNCSASFVSEDGLVMTNHHCARGALVAVNREGENLPETGFYAKTLEEERKVPNLYVDQLVLIEDVTEEVQKAFEVGKTDEERVSNRDKKIREIQERYYKKFKETNPKDSMVFSVVTFYNGGKYSLYGYKRYTDVRLVYAPETIVAYFGGDPDNFTYPRYDLDVAFFRVYEDGKPVKTKYYFPFSKTEIKEGDPVFVIGNPGRTNRLLTVAQLEFFRDYSYPYTLSLLDNLVKIYSEFLAKYPEKKLKYQTRLFSFSNSQKAYTGRLAGLRDPYLMARKRDFEAKFKNSVLGNPELKAKYGNLWDEIAKYQVEKAKLFYELQAYNFAGTGRSVYFRIANDLVEYAEQMKLPEEKRAENYKGERLKATKARIYPSEIEPELEKMTLAYQLSFMKSVFVDKNSAFNELLRGRSPEEAVNYLLSTTILTDKEKVMNLVEGDPNAILNSNDPFISFVVKTRARANEVRKKYNQITAKESAKLQLLGRAIFDVYGTSIPPDATFTLRIADGVVKSYEYNGTIAPPITTFYGLFDRHYSFKDTERRDWDLPERWKNLPATFDLSTPLNFVATNDIIGGNSGSPVVNKDLEVVGLIFDGNIESLPGDFIYVDEKNRAVAVHFKGIVEALRHVYNADRIVDEIEAGRIVK from the coding sequence ATGAGATTTTTTAAGAACCTTCTTTTGTTTTCATTTGTCTTGATTTTCGTTTTTTCAGGTTGCACAACTTATCAAGCAACCAAGCCATCTTACCTTGCCTATCTTGACACCGTAAAGGCGGGTCAATTTGACACAGGAAAGATGTGGACATTTGATTATCCTCCGATTGATTATTTTGCAAAGACGTACGGTTTTACGCCGACTTCCGATTGGTTTGAAAAGGCACGGCTTTCGGCTTTGCGTCTTCCAAATTGCTCTGCTTCGTTTGTCTCTGAAGATGGTCTTGTTATGACGAATCATCACTGTGCAAGGGGAGCTCTTGTTGCTGTAAATCGTGAGGGTGAGAATTTACCAGAAACGGGGTTTTATGCAAAAACACTTGAGGAGGAAAGAAAAGTCCCAAATCTTTATGTTGACCAACTTGTTTTAATTGAAGATGTGACAGAGGAAGTTCAGAAGGCGTTTGAGGTGGGAAAAACGGATGAGGAAAGGGTTTCAAACCGAGATAAGAAAATAAGGGAGATTCAGGAAAGGTATTATAAGAAATTTAAGGAGACGAATCCAAAGGATTCTATGGTTTTCAGCGTTGTGACTTTTTATAACGGTGGGAAGTATTCGCTTTATGGTTATAAAAGATATACCGATGTGCGTCTTGTTTATGCGCCCGAGACAATAGTTGCTTACTTTGGCGGTGACCCCGATAATTTCACATATCCAAGATATGACCTTGATGTTGCGTTTTTCAGAGTTTATGAGGATGGGAAACCCGTTAAAACAAAGTATTACTTCCCATTCAGTAAGACAGAGATAAAAGAAGGTGACCCTGTTTTCGTAATCGGTAATCCCGGGAGGACAAACCGACTTTTAACCGTTGCCCAACTTGAATTTTTCAGGGATTATAGCTACCCCTATACACTCTCGCTTCTTGATAACCTTGTCAAAATTTATTCGGAATTTCTCGCGAAGTATCCCGAGAAGAAATTGAAATATCAGACACGGTTATTTAGTTTTTCAAACTCTCAAAAGGCATATACTGGGCGACTTGCTGGTTTGAGAGACCCATATCTTATGGCGAGAAAGCGTGATTTTGAAGCAAAGTTCAAAAATTCCGTACTTGGAAATCCCGAATTGAAAGCAAAGTATGGAAACCTTTGGGATGAAATAGCCAAGTATCAAGTTGAAAAGGCGAAATTGTTCTATGAGCTTCAAGCGTATAATTTCGCAGGGACTGGAAGAAGCGTTTATTTCAGGATTGCCAATGACCTTGTTGAGTACGCGGAGCAAATGAAACTTCCCGAGGAAAAGAGAGCAGAAAATTACAAGGGTGAAAGGTTAAAGGCGACAAAGGCGAGAATTTATCCATCCGAGATTGAGCCAGAACTTGAAAAGATGACGCTAGCTTATCAATTAAGTTTTATGAAGTCGGTTTTCGTTGATAAAAATTCTGCGTTCAATGAACTTTTGCGAGGGAGGTCTCCTGAAGAAGCGGTTAATTATTTGCTTTCAACGACGATTTTAACGGATAAGGAAAAGGTTATGAACCTTGTTGAGGGTGATCCGAATGCGATTTTGAATTCAAACGACCCGTTCATTTCATTCGTCGTTAAGACAAGAGCAAGGGCGAACGAGGTGCGCAAAAAATATAATCAAATCACAGCAAAGGAATCAGCAAAGCTTCAACTTCTTGGAAGGGCGATTTTTGATGTCTATGGCACCTCAATACCACCGGATGCGACATTTACATTAAGGATTGCAGATGGTGTCGTTAAAAGTTATGAGTATAACGGGACAATTGCGCCACCGATAACGACATTCTACGGACTTTTTGATAGGCATTATTCATTTAAAGATACAGAAAGAAGGGATTGGGATTTGCCCGAGAGATGGAAGAATTTACCAGCGACATTTGACCTTAGCACTCCGCTTAATTTCGTTGCTACAAATGATATAATCGGCGGAAATTCCGGAAGCCCTGTTGTTAACAAGGACCTTGAAGTTGTTGGATTGATTTTTGATGGCAACATTGAAAGCTTACCTGGTGATTTCATCTATGTTGATGAAAAGAACCGAGCTGTTGCAGTCCACTTTAAAGGTATAGTTGAAGCTTTAAGGCATGTTTACAATGCTGATCGGATAGTTGATGAGATTGAAGCTGGAAGGATAGTGAAATGA
- a CDS encoding carbohydrate ABC transporter permease: MRRNALTYITLVIGAIFFAYPFLWMFFASLKPETQISELWFMSENLSFKNYSTVFAKIPIVRAFFNSLFVSTAITFSVIIFGSIVGYALSRLNFKGRDLILFLILFTMMIPFQITLIPTYVLIVKLGFVDSYAGLIFPAMMNSLAILIFRQFFLTIPQSLIESARIDGCNNLQILFKIIIPLSKPAVATVGILTFTSSWNEVLWPLIVVRSEKFMTMPQLVTIFVVGGQAGSQLGVQLASATLLALPIIVAYVFFQRYFIESLARTGLKE; the protein is encoded by the coding sequence TTGAGGCGTAACGCACTAACATATATAACTCTTGTAATCGGGGCTATTTTCTTCGCATATCCATTCTTGTGGATGTTTTTTGCATCATTAAAGCCGGAAACCCAGATATCAGAGTTGTGGTTTATGTCGGAAAATTTAAGTTTTAAAAATTATTCCACCGTCTTCGCAAAAATACCTATCGTCCGAGCGTTTTTCAATAGTTTGTTTGTGTCAACGGCGATCACCTTCTCCGTCATAATATTTGGTTCAATCGTAGGATATGCGCTTTCAAGATTGAACTTTAAAGGGCGAGACTTAATTTTATTTCTTATCTTGTTCACGATGATGATACCCTTTCAGATCACACTTATACCAACATATGTCCTTATAGTTAAACTTGGTTTTGTTGATTCTTACGCTGGTTTGATTTTCCCGGCGATGATGAATTCGCTTGCTATTTTAATTTTCAGACAATTTTTTCTGACGATACCGCAGTCATTGATTGAGTCGGCTCGGATTGATGGTTGCAACAACCTTCAAATTCTTTTCAAGATAATAATTCCATTATCAAAGCCAGCGGTTGCAACGGTTGGGATTTTAACCTTTACATCAAGTTGGAATGAGGTTCTTTGGCCCCTTATAGTTGTAAGGAGTGAGAAGTTTATGACAATGCCTCAACTTGTTACGATTTTTGTTGTTGGTGGACAAGCTGGAAGTCAACTTGGCGTTCAGCTTGCATCCGCAACATTGCTGGCTTTACCGATTATCGTTGCATATGTTTTCTTTCAAAGATATTTCATTGAGAGTTTGGCGAGAACGGGATTAAAGGAATAA
- a CDS encoding amylo-alpha-1,6-glucosidase, translating to MKYTVEVEDLTTGSSLGNLLLFARFDKETNLDGLWHSMDNKFYCGRWEINFFIAGEKLKPVETTFEPLTQATKYINSSSDVTAFKKSFLPFVRIENLEAMMEKLRNLFYVISLENRTDEEVEIKISHSIILPAVGSPYFTKQPPDEEKIKRFNLEVSEGILRFEPIDLNEGERKIKSNFVFDGLNFDGRKLKCIQSVKVNPSETKDVLLTFSIGGFEIGEIRKFYDEIFKFSLSEMEKILKIASIFTPNKTINNGVKWAKVNMCRVEHLYKTGFAFTNDPPQDIVVMRDLAWFILGSDYVTPKFSHELVNFALKYSIHPDGKVTEYVHANELNPKLYDYNLNINDDTPLLIWAVYHHVNLCQEHDILSEYEMLKKIADYILTQVKDELVYSRTEGQGVYGITSWRNIIDGYELGGYVSEINSECIFSLELISKIADLICNKPDALKYKNEAERLRDAFMKKLISEVTNLPLLNIDSKGVKHHDITGDLVFPLLFRVVDEKKAKMIAQRLIQHDLWTEFGVRTVSSTERNYDPDASYHLLGGIWPNLTAWVGYAVRKFYPEKVAEAMINIFKLIESQKPAKYQNLVPGQFPERLHGEDGSSKGMTLSPWMPPTYIWLAVEGLLGFSFEFDKVKFEPSLPPNWKWIAIENLNFKGRLIDAFMFEGKLYISGIDDVLYEGEVIKVEKLPLDAQLIGDGDAFIFAFEVLGNGSKYVFIATDEGFIGEILIEDRKIEVDLKRGEGKILKI from the coding sequence ATGAAATATACTGTAGAAGTTGAAGACCTGACAACTGGTTCAAGTTTAGGAAACCTCCTTTTATTTGCACGCTTTGACAAAGAGACGAACCTTGATGGGTTATGGCATTCAATGGATAATAAATTTTACTGCGGTAGGTGGGAGATCAACTTTTTTATCGCTGGTGAAAAATTAAAACCGGTTGAAACAACCTTTGAACCGTTGACACAAGCAACAAAATATATTAATTCCTCCAGCGATGTAACTGCTTTTAAAAAGTCGTTTCTCCCTTTCGTTAGGATTGAAAATCTTGAAGCTATGATGGAAAAGCTTCGGAATTTGTTTTATGTTATTTCGCTTGAGAACAGAACCGATGAAGAGGTTGAGATTAAGATTTCGCACAGTATAATTTTGCCTGCTGTAGGTTCACCATATTTTACGAAGCAACCGCCAGACGAAGAAAAGATCAAGAGGTTTAATCTTGAAGTTTCCGAGGGTATTTTGAGATTTGAACCGATTGATTTAAACGAGGGTGAGAGGAAAATCAAATCAAATTTTGTTTTTGACGGACTTAATTTTGATGGGAGAAAGTTAAAATGCATTCAAAGTGTAAAGGTCAATCCTAGCGAGACGAAAGATGTTCTGTTGACTTTTTCAATTGGGGGATTTGAAATCGGGGAAATTAGAAAGTTTTACGATGAGATTTTTAAGTTTTCGCTTTCCGAGATGGAGAAAATCCTTAAAATTGCTTCAATTTTTACGCCTAATAAAACGATAAATAATGGTGTCAAATGGGCAAAGGTCAATATGTGCAGGGTTGAGCATCTTTATAAAACTGGCTTTGCATTTACAAATGACCCACCCCAAGACATTGTTGTGATGCGGGATTTAGCCTGGTTCATTCTTGGTTCGGATTATGTAACGCCGAAGTTCTCACACGAGCTCGTTAACTTCGCATTAAAATACAGCATTCATCCAGACGGCAAGGTCACTGAATATGTCCATGCAAACGAATTAAATCCAAAACTTTACGATTATAACTTAAATATAAATGACGACACACCGCTTTTGATCTGGGCTGTGTATCATCATGTTAATTTATGCCAGGAACACGATATTTTGAGTGAATATGAAATGTTAAAAAAGATAGCGGATTACATTTTGACCCAAGTGAAAGATGAACTCGTTTATTCGCGCACCGAAGGTCAGGGCGTATATGGAATTACGAGTTGGAGAAACATAATTGATGGATATGAACTCGGCGGATATGTTTCTGAGATAAATTCAGAATGTATCTTTTCGCTTGAGCTCATCTCAAAAATTGCGGATTTGATTTGCAATAAACCAGATGCTTTAAAGTATAAAAACGAAGCCGAGCGTTTGAGAGACGCTTTTATGAAAAAATTAATTTCTGAAGTCACGAATTTACCTTTGCTTAACATTGATTCAAAAGGTGTGAAACATCACGATATAACTGGAGATTTAGTGTTTCCGTTGTTGTTTCGTGTCGTTGATGAAAAGAAGGCAAAGATGATAGCGCAGAGGTTGATCCAGCATGACCTTTGGACGGAATTTGGCGTTAGAACTGTTAGCTCTACCGAGAGAAATTATGACCCTGATGCATCATATCATCTCCTCGGTGGGATTTGGCCAAATTTAACTGCTTGGGTCGGTTATGCCGTTAGGAAATTTTATCCTGAAAAAGTTGCTGAAGCTATGATTAACATATTTAAGTTAATAGAGTCGCAAAAACCCGCAAAGTATCAAAACCTTGTCCCGGGTCAGTTCCCAGAGAGATTACATGGTGAGGACGGGTCAAGTAAGGGGATGACTTTAAGCCCGTGGATGCCACCAACTTATATCTGGCTTGCTGTTGAAGGTTTGCTCGGGTTTTCCTTTGAATTTGATAAGGTTAAGTTTGAACCATCCCTACCACCGAACTGGAAATGGATCGCAATTGAGAATTTAAATTTCAAGGGTCGTTTGATAGATGCCTTTATGTTTGAAGGTAAACTTTATATCTCTGGCATTGATGATGTTTTGTATGAGGGAGAAGTCATTAAGGTTGAAAAATTGCCTTTAGATGCACAATTGATTGGGGATGGCGATGCTTTTATCTTTGCTTTTGAAGTGTTAGGCAATGGTTCAAAGTATGTTTTTATTGCAACAGACGAGGGTTTTATCGGAGAAATTTTGATTGAAGACAGAAAAATTGAAGTTGATTTAAAAAGGGGGGAGGGAAAGATTTTAAAAATTTAA
- a CDS encoding dicarboxylate/amino acid:cation symporter has protein sequence MLLKKKIPIHTQIIIALILGAIFGVIFSVDAHKLKVTTKSSKGEEKAIVERWEKAEFILSGVKKEFSSDDQAKIIKFFRDLSPSDKAKVVLIFYKRMDSGDFKETQVIKFENIVEIQKVKTIATEIKPIGTIFVRLLSFLAIPLVIASLIVGAASLGDIRKVGRIGGKTIAYYIITTSIAITIGLICANFIQPGNKISPVIRDRMASEYQADISEKIQQELGVDVVDFFVNIVPTNPINAMANGNMLQIVFFAVIFGITLTMIDKNKSDVVIKFLDGVSDTMIKMVDLVMKIAPYGVFALISATVADFGFGILSTLLWYIITVLVGLLIHLFGVYSLSVRFLGKMNPLKFYKGMREAQIIAFSTSSSAATLPVNFECTERNLGVPKQITSFVLPLGATINMDGTALYQGVASVFIAQVYGFNLDITQQLTIVLTAVLASIGTAPVPGVGIIMLVMILKAIHIPAEGIALILGVDRILDMCRTVVNITGDASAAVFVARSEGLMKNSSSS, from the coding sequence ATGCTTTTGAAGAAAAAAATCCCAATTCACACGCAGATAATCATCGCTCTTATACTCGGAGCTATATTCGGTGTGATTTTTAGCGTTGATGCGCATAAGTTGAAGGTAACAACGAAGAGCTCAAAGGGGGAAGAGAAAGCGATCGTTGAGAGATGGGAAAAGGCGGAATTTATTTTATCGGGGGTTAAAAAAGAATTTTCAAGTGACGATCAGGCAAAAATAATTAAGTTTTTCCGCGACCTTTCACCTTCTGACAAGGCGAAGGTCGTTTTGATTTTTTACAAAAGGATGGATTCGGGGGATTTTAAAGAGACGCAGGTTATAAAATTTGAAAATATCGTTGAGATACAAAAAGTCAAGACGATCGCAACGGAGATAAAACCTATAGGGACAATTTTTGTTCGTCTGTTAAGCTTTCTTGCTATCCCACTTGTGATAGCGTCTTTAATTGTTGGAGCAGCGAGCTTGGGAGATATACGAAAAGTGGGGCGAATCGGTGGGAAGACGATTGCTTATTACATTATAACGACATCTATTGCTATAACGATAGGTCTTATCTGTGCAAATTTTATTCAGCCGGGGAATAAAATTTCACCTGTAATAAGGGACAGGATGGCATCCGAATATCAAGCGGATATAAGTGAGAAGATACAGCAAGAACTTGGTGTTGATGTAGTTGATTTTTTTGTTAATATCGTTCCTACGAATCCTATAAACGCTATGGCTAACGGGAACATGCTTCAAATCGTTTTCTTTGCGGTTATATTCGGCATAACTTTGACCATGATTGATAAAAATAAGTCCGATGTTGTCATCAAGTTTCTTGATGGTGTCAGCGATACAATGATAAAGATGGTTGACCTTGTTATGAAGATTGCGCCTTATGGTGTTTTTGCTTTGATTTCTGCAACAGTTGCCGATTTTGGCTTTGGGATTCTTTCTACTTTGCTTTGGTATATAATCACGGTTTTGGTTGGTTTGCTGATTCATTTATTTGGCGTGTATTCGCTTTCTGTTAGATTTCTCGGTAAGATGAATCCGTTGAAATTTTACAAGGGTATGAGAGAGGCGCAGATAATTGCTTTCAGCACGAGTTCAAGCGCAGCGACCTTGCCTGTGAACTTTGAATGCACTGAAAGAAATCTCGGTGTTCCGAAGCAGATAACAAGTTTTGTTTTACCGCTTGGAGCTACAATAAATATGGATGGAACAGCCCTGTATCAAGGGGTTGCGTCTGTTTTCATAGCTCAAGTTTACGGTTTTAATCTTGATATAACACAACAACTTACAATTGTTCTCACTGCTGTGCTTGCTTCAATTGGGACTGCTCCAGTCCCCGGAGTTGGGATAATTATGCTCGTTATGATTTTAAAGGCAATCCATATCCCTGCTGAAGGGATTGCTTTAATCCTCGGTGTGGATAGAATTCTTGATATGTGCCGAACGGTTGTAAATATAACTGGTGATGCAAGTGCGGCTGTTTTCGTTGCAAGGAGTGAGGGCTTGATGAAAAACTCTTCTTCAAGTTAA